The Halalkalibacter krulwichiae genome has a segment encoding these proteins:
- a CDS encoding acyl-CoA dehydrogenase produces MNFLLTDEQEMICKMVREFAMKEVAPSAAQRDEEERFDRHIFDKMAELGLTGIPWPEKYGGIGADYMSYCIAVEELSRVCASTGVTLSAHTSLAGWPIYKFGTEEQKQTYLRALAEGTKIGAYGLTEPGSGSDAAAMKTTAVRDGDHYVLNGSKIFITNGGVAEIYVVFAVTDSSARHKGVSAFIVDSDTAGFSVGKKEQKLGIRSSPTTTIVFEDCRVPAENRLGAEGEGFKIAMMTLDGGRNGIAAQAVGIAQGALDAANAYARERKQFGKSIGAQQGVAFKLADMATKIEASRLLTYQAAWKESEGYPYGLESAMSKLFAGDTAMEVTVEAVQVFGGYGYTKEYPVERFMRDAKITQIYEGTNEIQRLVISKMLLSDY; encoded by the coding sequence ATGAATTTTTTATTAACGGATGAACAGGAAATGATTTGCAAAATGGTCCGTGAATTTGCGATGAAAGAAGTAGCGCCATCGGCAGCACAACGTGATGAAGAGGAGCGCTTTGATCGGCACATTTTTGATAAAATGGCAGAGCTCGGTTTGACAGGAATCCCTTGGCCTGAAAAGTATGGAGGGATTGGTGCCGACTATATGAGTTATTGCATTGCTGTTGAAGAGCTTTCACGCGTATGCGCTTCTACCGGTGTAACTCTATCGGCACATACATCATTAGCTGGTTGGCCTATTTATAAATTTGGTACAGAAGAGCAGAAGCAAACATATTTGCGTGCTTTAGCAGAAGGAACAAAAATCGGTGCTTACGGGTTAACGGAACCAGGTTCAGGCTCCGATGCAGCGGCAATGAAAACTACTGCTGTTCGGGATGGTGATCATTATGTACTGAACGGTTCAAAGATTTTTATTACAAATGGTGGAGTTGCAGAAATTTATGTAGTCTTTGCTGTAACGGACTCTTCCGCACGACATAAAGGAGTGTCAGCTTTTATTGTTGATTCTGATACAGCGGGGTTTTCTGTTGGCAAAAAAGAGCAAAAGCTAGGAATTCGCTCATCGCCAACAACGACGATTGTGTTCGAAGATTGCCGTGTACCGGCAGAAAATCGTCTAGGGGCAGAAGGGGAAGGCTTTAAAATTGCGATGATGACTCTTGATGGCGGTCGCAATGGCATAGCTGCACAAGCGGTTGGAATCGCTCAAGGGGCGCTTGATGCTGCAAACGCATATGCAAGAGAACGTAAGCAGTTTGGCAAATCAATTGGAGCACAGCAAGGCGTGGCTTTTAAATTAGCAGATATGGCAACTAAGATTGAAGCGAGCCGATTGCTTACGTATCAAGCAGCTTGGAAAGAAAGCGAAGGCTACCCTTATGGACTTGAATCAGCGATGTCGAAACTGTTTGCCGGTGATACAGCAATGGAAGTTACGGTTGAAGCAGTCCAAGTTTTTGGAGGCTACGGATATACGAAGGAATATCCAGTTGAACGGTTTATGCGTGATGCGAAAATTACACAAATTTATGAAGGGACGAATGAGATTCAGCGTTTAGTTATTTCAAAAATGCTTCTTTCAGATTACTAG
- the cls gene encoding cardiolipin synthase: protein MNGWIMTLLILIAIIVWLRIDFKLGLRQQRREATRHVQKTRYSKVDLLPTGDDFYKRLFADIQQATDHVHLLFYIFRDDHIGNKMLKALEDKAKEGVVVRLLVDKMGCKITKKKKKDLKKAGVLFAHSHPLSFPYIFFTFNRRNHRKLAIIDGRVGYIGGYNVGDEYLGRDPKFGPWRDFHLRLDGDGVQDLQEQFLEDWQTAKQKYSKEASHYPPLNKGDIPLRILPTDGTYLEETFIDLVRQAKETLIIGTPYYIPGKALQKEMIEAAKRGVDVKLIVPKKGDHPLVKEAAFPYFEPLLQAGVSVYQYYRGFFHAKVVVVDDQVCDVGTANFDQRSFHINHEINCLIYDPTFIHGLLTEIKHDIGISERLTIEAYKKRPLFQRGKEKVATLVSGLL from the coding sequence ATGAATGGATGGATTATGACTCTTCTCATCTTAATAGCCATTATTGTTTGGCTGCGGATTGATTTTAAGTTAGGACTCAGGCAACAAAGAAGAGAAGCAACAAGACATGTTCAGAAGACGAGATATAGCAAAGTGGATCTCCTGCCAACTGGCGATGATTTCTATAAACGCTTGTTTGCTGATATTCAACAAGCTACCGACCATGTTCACCTTCTTTTCTATATTTTTCGGGATGACCATATTGGCAATAAAATGTTAAAGGCATTAGAAGACAAAGCAAAAGAAGGAGTCGTCGTTCGACTTCTTGTTGATAAAATGGGTTGTAAAATCACTAAGAAAAAGAAAAAGGATTTGAAGAAAGCCGGTGTACTATTTGCTCATTCCCACCCTCTTTCTTTCCCTTATATCTTCTTTACCTTCAACAGAAGAAATCATCGGAAGTTAGCCATTATTGATGGAAGAGTTGGATACATTGGAGGGTACAATGTCGGGGATGAGTATTTAGGACGAGACCCCAAGTTTGGTCCATGGCGTGATTTCCACCTTCGACTTGACGGAGATGGTGTTCAAGATTTACAAGAACAGTTTCTGGAGGACTGGCAAACGGCGAAACAAAAATATTCAAAAGAAGCATCGCATTATCCTCCATTAAATAAAGGAGATATTCCACTGCGAATCTTGCCAACAGATGGGACATATTTAGAGGAGACTTTCATTGATCTCGTCAGGCAAGCAAAGGAAACACTCATCATTGGGACACCGTATTACATCCCTGGAAAGGCTCTACAAAAAGAAATGATTGAAGCAGCGAAAAGAGGCGTTGATGTCAAACTAATTGTTCCGAAAAAAGGCGACCACCCTCTTGTGAAAGAAGCAGCCTTTCCATACTTTGAACCATTGTTACAAGCGGGAGTGAGTGTTTATCAATATTATAGAGGCTTCTTCCATGCCAAAGTCGTAGTAGTCGATGATCAAGTCTGTGATGTCGGGACAGCAAATTTTGACCAACGCAGTTTTCATATTAACCATGAAATCAACTGTTTAATTTATGATCCAACTTTTATTCACGGGTTGCTTACAGAAATAAAACATGATATTGGTATTTCTGAACGCCTTACTATCGAGGCATATAAGAAAAGACCTTTATTTCAACGTGGCAAAGAAAAAGTGGCTACACTTGTTTCAGGATTGTTATAA
- a CDS encoding acetyl-CoA C-acetyltransferase, producing the protein MRTVIVSGARTPFAKFGGALKDMTASELGGYAIRETLKRANWSSEQVDEVIMGNVLQAGQGQIPSRQAAHIAGLPWTVKTETINKVCASGMRSVTLSDRAIRLGEADVVIAGGMESMSNAPYYLPNARWGSRMGHSEMIDGLIYDGLTCSFTGVHMGTYGSKVARELEIKREEQDQWAYESHKRAMAAIESQRLANEIVAVPVPQRKGEPLMVDRDEAPRKDTSLDTLAKLKPVFSKDGTITAGNAPGVNDGAAALLLMSEQKAKQAGIKPLATIVAHTALATKPEDFPKTPGLVINQLLNETGLQAEDISLFEINEAFAAVALASQKLASLDSKKINVNGGAVALGHPIGASGTRIILTLAYELQRRGGGLGIAAICSGGGQGDAVLIEV; encoded by the coding sequence ATGAGAACCGTAATTGTAAGTGGAGCAAGGACCCCTTTTGCAAAATTTGGTGGTGCGTTAAAAGATATGACGGCGTCAGAGCTTGGCGGCTATGCGATTAGGGAAACATTAAAACGAGCCAATTGGTCTAGTGAGCAAGTTGATGAAGTAATTATGGGCAATGTTTTGCAAGCTGGGCAAGGACAAATTCCTTCGCGGCAAGCTGCTCATATAGCTGGTCTGCCTTGGACAGTTAAGACCGAAACGATTAACAAAGTATGTGCTTCAGGAATGAGGAGTGTCACTCTTAGTGATCGAGCGATTCGATTAGGAGAGGCGGATGTGGTGATTGCTGGCGGTATGGAATCAATGAGTAATGCTCCCTATTATCTTCCAAACGCAAGATGGGGATCGAGGATGGGCCATAGTGAGATGATTGACGGGCTCATTTATGATGGCTTAACTTGTTCCTTTACAGGCGTGCATATGGGCACATACGGAAGTAAGGTTGCCCGTGAGTTGGAAATTAAGAGAGAAGAGCAAGATCAATGGGCTTACGAAAGCCATAAAAGAGCGATGGCAGCGATTGAATCTCAGAGACTAGCAAATGAAATTGTTGCTGTACCTGTGCCACAGCGAAAAGGAGAACCGCTAATGGTCGATCGTGATGAAGCTCCGCGAAAGGATACATCGCTTGACACACTTGCAAAGCTGAAACCTGTATTTTCAAAGGATGGGACAATTACAGCAGGGAATGCACCAGGAGTTAATGACGGAGCGGCGGCACTGTTGTTAATGTCGGAACAAAAAGCGAAACAAGCTGGGATCAAGCCGCTAGCAACGATTGTAGCTCACACGGCTTTAGCGACGAAACCTGAGGATTTTCCGAAAACGCCAGGACTAGTGATCAACCAGTTGTTAAACGAAACAGGTTTACAGGCAGAAGATATTTCCCTTTTTGAAATTAACGAAGCATTTGCAGCCGTAGCGTTAGCGAGTCAGAAACTCGCTTCTCTTGATTCAAAGAAGATCAATGTCAACGGTGGGGCAGTGGCACTTGGTCATCCAATTGGAGCGAGTGGGACACGAATCATTTTGACACTTGCCTATGAGTTACAGCGTAGGGGCGGAGGACTTGGAATAGCAGCAATTTGTAGCGGCGGTGGTCAAGGTGACGCAGTACTAATTGAAGTCTAG
- a CDS encoding (Fe-S)-binding protein, which translates to MEALTWVNWLMFLLVTGYAVYLFLTLVKTRYEYIKLGKKAEFDHTMKERINAIWINVFAQKKLMKDKKSGIIHLMFFYGFLMVQLGAIDLIWKGLAIGSHLPFGPVYPYFTLFQELVVVMILIAVVWAFYRRYIEKLVRLKRGWKAGLVLVFIGGLMTSKLLAKGMEIIWLDKSISGFEPIASSIATVFGFLSPAVAGGLFFVFWWMHLLFLLSFLVYVPQSKHAHLIAGPVNVFLGRTHKVGQLSSINFEDESQEKFGINKVEDFNQKQLLDLYACVECGRCTNMCPATGTGKLLSPMDLIVKMRDHLTEKGAAVTSKSAWLPEFAFSNTKANQLAMQGAGGQEVAAGYDVSLIGDVITEEEIWACTTCRNCEDQCPVMNEHVDKIIDLRRYLVLTEGKMDADAQRAMTNIERQGNPWGISRKERENWREGRDDIHVPTVKEMEKAGEEFEFLFFAGSMGSYDKRSQKIAQSFAKVMNEAGVKFAIIGNKEKNSGDTPRRLGNEFLFQELATANIELFQKHNVKKIITIDPHAYNTFKNEYPEFGLEGVEVYHHTEFLAKLLEEGRIKPKYEVNETIVYHDSCYLGRYNEVYEPPRDILRAIPGVNMVEMERNRDKGMCCGAGGGLMWMEEDKGQRINVARTEQALEVKPSVIGSGCPYCLTMLSDGTKAKEVEEDVQTLDLVEIIEKSLVGQEKELGH; encoded by the coding sequence ATGGAAGCGTTAACATGGGTTAATTGGTTAATGTTCTTATTAGTAACTGGATATGCCGTATATTTGTTTTTAACGCTTGTAAAAACGCGTTATGAGTACATTAAGCTTGGAAAGAAGGCGGAGTTTGACCACACGATGAAGGAGCGAATCAATGCTATTTGGATTAATGTATTTGCTCAAAAGAAACTAATGAAAGATAAGAAAAGTGGCATCATTCATCTTATGTTCTTTTATGGTTTCTTAATGGTTCAGCTTGGAGCGATTGATTTGATTTGGAAGGGGCTTGCAATAGGTTCTCATTTACCATTTGGCCCTGTCTATCCATACTTTACGTTATTCCAAGAACTTGTTGTTGTCATGATTTTAATTGCTGTTGTGTGGGCTTTTTACCGTCGATATATTGAGAAACTTGTTCGTCTAAAACGTGGGTGGAAAGCAGGACTTGTTTTGGTCTTTATCGGCGGATTAATGACGTCGAAGTTGCTTGCAAAAGGGATGGAAATCATTTGGTTAGACAAGTCAATAAGTGGATTTGAACCGATTGCTTCTAGTATTGCTACTGTCTTTGGTTTTCTTTCGCCAGCAGTTGCAGGTGGATTGTTCTTTGTATTTTGGTGGATGCATTTATTATTCTTGCTTAGCTTTCTTGTTTATGTCCCGCAATCAAAGCACGCACACTTAATCGCGGGCCCAGTTAATGTCTTCCTCGGGCGTACACATAAAGTTGGTCAATTATCGTCGATTAACTTTGAAGATGAGAGTCAGGAAAAATTCGGTATTAATAAAGTTGAAGACTTTAATCAAAAACAGCTATTGGATTTATATGCTTGTGTTGAGTGTGGTCGATGTACGAATATGTGTCCAGCAACCGGTACAGGAAAATTGCTCTCGCCGATGGATTTAATCGTTAAGATGAGGGATCACTTAACGGAAAAGGGGGCGGCAGTTACATCGAAGTCTGCTTGGCTACCGGAATTTGCATTTTCCAATACAAAAGCGAACCAACTGGCAATGCAAGGTGCAGGCGGTCAGGAAGTAGCAGCTGGTTATGACGTTAGTTTAATTGGGGATGTCATTACAGAAGAAGAAATCTGGGCGTGTACGACCTGTCGTAATTGTGAAGACCAATGCCCGGTGATGAATGAACACGTCGATAAAATTATTGATTTACGTCGTTATTTAGTGTTAACAGAAGGAAAAATGGATGCAGACGCGCAGCGTGCGATGACAAACATTGAGCGCCAAGGCAACCCTTGGGGGATTAGCCGAAAAGAACGGGAAAACTGGCGTGAAGGCCGGGACGATATTCACGTTCCAACGGTGAAAGAAATGGAGAAAGCAGGAGAGGAGTTTGAATTCTTATTTTTTGCAGGATCGATGGGTTCTTATGATAAACGCAGTCAAAAAATTGCTCAGTCATTTGCAAAAGTGATGAATGAAGCTGGAGTGAAGTTTGCGATTATCGGGAACAAAGAGAAGAACTCGGGTGACACGCCAAGACGACTTGGGAATGAATTTTTATTTCAAGAGCTTGCAACAGCAAACATTGAGTTGTTCCAAAAGCATAATGTTAAGAAGATCATCACGATTGACCCACACGCTTATAATACATTTAAAAATGAGTACCCTGAGTTTGGACTTGAAGGAGTTGAGGTGTATCACCACACAGAGTTTCTTGCCAAACTTCTTGAAGAAGGACGAATTAAACCTAAGTATGAAGTAAATGAAACCATCGTCTACCATGATTCTTGTTATCTAGGCCGCTACAATGAAGTTTACGAGCCGCCGCGTGACATTTTGCGTGCGATTCCAGGTGTGAATATGGTGGAGATGGAGCGCAACCGTGATAAAGGGATGTGTTGTGGAGCTGGTGGTGGTTTGATGTGGATGGAAGAAGATAAAGGTCAGCGCATTAATGTTGCCAGGACGGAACAAGCATTGGAAGTGAAGCCTTCTGTTATTGGCAGTGGCTGTCCGTACTGTTTGACGATGTTAAGTGATGGAACAAAAGCAAAAGAAGTAGAAGAAGATGTTCAAACGCTTGATTTAGTCGAAATTATAGAAAAATCTTTAGTCGGGCAGGAAAAGGAACTCGGCCACTAG
- a CDS encoding 3-hydroxybutyryl-CoA dehydrogenase, with product MDIKTVMVIGAGQMGSGIAQVHAMAGFQVILHDLNDDFVERGLTQINTNLTRQVEKEKITATDKEEIVKRIERSVHLNDASKADFIIEAAVENMKIKQELFAKLDELAPGHTILATNTSSLPITEIATATKRPEKVIGMHFMNPVPVMKLVEVIRGLATADEVYEVVDTLSKTLGKTPVEVNDFPGFVSNRILMPMINEAIFTVYEGVATPEAVDEVMKLGMNHPMGPLTLADFIGLDTCLYIMETLHEGFGDDKYRPCPLLRKYVKAGWLGKKTGRGFYQYR from the coding sequence GTGGATATTAAAACAGTGATGGTGATTGGTGCAGGACAAATGGGTTCAGGAATTGCTCAAGTTCATGCAATGGCCGGATTTCAGGTGATCCTTCATGACTTAAATGACGATTTCGTTGAACGAGGTCTTACTCAAATAAACACAAACCTTACAAGACAAGTTGAAAAAGAAAAAATAACGGCAACTGACAAAGAGGAAATAGTTAAACGGATTGAACGATCGGTTCATCTAAACGATGCGAGCAAGGCGGACTTCATTATCGAAGCTGCAGTTGAAAACATGAAAATCAAGCAGGAGCTTTTTGCTAAATTAGATGAACTTGCACCTGGACACACCATTTTAGCAACGAATACATCTTCGTTGCCGATTACGGAAATTGCTACAGCAACAAAGCGTCCAGAAAAAGTGATCGGCATGCATTTTATGAATCCTGTTCCCGTTATGAAATTAGTTGAAGTGATTCGCGGTTTGGCAACAGCTGATGAAGTCTATGAGGTCGTTGACACATTATCGAAAACGCTAGGAAAAACACCTGTTGAAGTCAATGACTTTCCTGGTTTTGTTTCCAATCGAATCCTAATGCCAATGATCAATGAAGCCATCTTCACAGTTTATGAAGGGGTGGCTACACCGGAAGCGGTAGATGAGGTGATGAAGCTTGGCATGAACCACCCAATGGGACCTCTCACACTAGCTGATTTTATTGGACTTGATACATGTCTTTACATTATGGAAACACTTCATGAAGGATTTGGAGATGACAAATATCGTCCGTGTCCGCTTTTACGTAAATATGTAAAAGCAGGGTGGCTCGGCAAGAAAACAGGACGGGGTTTTTATCAGTATCGCTAA
- a CDS encoding acyl-CoA dehydrogenase has translation MNLQFTVEQEMMRKMVRDFAEKEVRPWIPKMEEKEMFPRPLIEKMSELGLMGIPIPEAYAGSGMDFTSYIIAIHELSKVSATVGVILSVHTSVGTNPIVYFGTEEQKQKYVPKLATGSYLGAFALTEPSSGSDAASLKTTAVKEGDVYKLNGSKVFITNGGEADTYIVFAKTTPNASSKGISAFIVDKDTSGLKIGKSEKKMGLHGSNTTELIFENAQVPAANLLGELGDGFKVAMANLEIGRIGIAAQALGIAEAAFEAARDYAKERKQFGKEIGKQQAIAFKLADMATKVEAAKLLVYRAAHLKDQGLPCKKEASMAKLFAAKTAMDVAISAIQVFGGYGYTKEYPVERYFRDAKVCEIYEGTSEIQRMVISKQLLF, from the coding sequence ATGAACTTGCAATTTACAGTAGAACAAGAAATGATGCGAAAAATGGTCCGAGACTTTGCTGAAAAGGAAGTAAGACCGTGGATTCCTAAGATGGAAGAGAAGGAGATGTTTCCACGTCCTCTTATTGAAAAGATGAGCGAGCTTGGCTTAATGGGCATCCCGATTCCAGAAGCATATGCTGGCTCAGGCATGGATTTCACTTCCTACATCATCGCCATCCATGAATTATCAAAGGTGAGCGCGACTGTTGGTGTCATTTTATCCGTTCATACATCAGTTGGTACGAACCCAATCGTTTACTTTGGGACTGAAGAACAAAAGCAAAAGTATGTGCCGAAGCTTGCGACTGGATCCTATTTAGGTGCGTTTGCCTTAACGGAGCCTAGCTCTGGCTCTGATGCAGCGAGCTTAAAAACAACCGCTGTGAAAGAGGGGGATGTCTATAAACTCAACGGATCGAAAGTGTTCATTACAAATGGCGGAGAAGCAGATACGTACATTGTCTTTGCTAAAACAACACCTAATGCTAGCTCAAAGGGCATATCTGCTTTTATCGTTGACAAGGACACATCAGGGTTGAAAATAGGCAAAAGTGAAAAAAAGATGGGCCTACACGGGTCGAATACAACAGAGCTTATATTTGAAAACGCTCAAGTACCGGCAGCGAATTTACTTGGAGAGTTGGGCGATGGATTTAAGGTTGCAATGGCTAATTTGGAAATTGGCCGGATAGGTATTGCTGCTCAAGCGTTAGGTATCGCCGAGGCAGCCTTTGAAGCAGCGAGAGACTATGCAAAAGAGCGCAAACAATTTGGCAAAGAAATCGGTAAGCAGCAAGCGATTGCCTTTAAGCTTGCTGACATGGCAACGAAAGTCGAAGCAGCGAAACTACTAGTGTATCGTGCAGCACATTTAAAAGATCAAGGGCTCCCTTGTAAAAAAGAAGCTTCAATGGCAAAGTTATTTGCAGCAAAAACAGCAATGGATGTTGCCATTAGTGCGATTCAAGTATTTGGTGGGTACGGCTATACAAAAGAGTATCCTGTTGAACGCTATTTCCGTGATGCTAAAGTTTGTGAAATCTATGAAGGAACAAGCGAAATTCAAAGAATGGTCATTAGCAAGCAGCTATTGTTTTGA